From Brachionichthys hirsutus isolate HB-005 chromosome 16, CSIRO-AGI_Bhir_v1, whole genome shotgun sequence, a single genomic window includes:
- the LOC137905702 gene encoding Na(+)/H(+) exchange regulatory cofactor NHE-RF1-like: MPSKSQSPRPRLCALEKGDNGYGFHLHGEKGKTGQFIRLVEPDSPAETSGLRAGDRLVFVNGEDVENESHQQVVGRIRATDGRLELVVVDPDTEQLLKKRSLKCLQEFVTDGVPQGEEEEEEEEAVVVVVVDGEDNVDQRHAGGEELEEEEEEEEEKEEEQEGTRRESDPVPRSNGEIDPHVEKKLISSDQEGCTERRPRLCVVRRGSNGYGFNLHSERARPGQYIRAVDEDSPAERAGLQPKDRIVQVNGVLVEGKTHSEVVAAIKVGGSVARLLVVDADTDAFFKSCRVAPTQDHLTGPLPEPVINGGMEEKVNGRGAKEEGRDSKLSVSPSPSNASSNASIGTPPTNTPPEGLKTEAIPALNLSLQQVKERAHQKRSNKRAPPMDWTKKNELFSNL, translated from the exons ATGCCGAGCAAAAGCCAGAGTCCGCGGCCGCGGCTGTGCGCGCTGGAGAAGGGGGACAACGGCTACGGCTTCCACCTCCACGGGGAGAAGGGCAAGACGGGCCAGTTCATCCGGCTGGTGGAGCCCGACAGCCCGGCGGAAACCTCCGGGCTCCGCGCAGGAGACCGGCTCGTGTTCGTGAACGGAGAAGACGTGGAGAACGAGAGCCACCAGCAGGTCGTGGGCCGAATCCGAGCCACCGACGGCCGGCTGGAGCTCGTCGTGGTGGACCCGGACAcggagcagctgctgaagaagcGCAGCCTGAAGTGTCTGCAGGAGTTTGTCACCGACGGTGTCCcccagggagaggaggaggaggaggaggaagaggcagtggtggtggtggtggtggacgGGGAGGATAACGTGGATCAGCGGCACGCCGGCGGAGaagagttggaggaggaggaggaggaggaggaagaaaaagaggaggaacaggagggGACGCGCAGGGAGTCCGACCCGGTCCCGCGGAGCAACGGAGAGATCGATCCTCACGTGGAGAAAAAGCTGATCAGCTCTGATCAG GAAGGATGCACTGAACGGCGGCCTCGTCTCTGTGTGGTCCGCCGAGGATCCAACGGATATGGCTTCAACCTGCACAGCGAGCGGGCGAGGCCGGGCCAGTACATCCGAGCTGTGGATGAGGACTCCCCAGCAGAGAGAGCAGGCCTGCAGCCAAAGGACAGGATAGTGCAG GTGAACGGCGTGCTGGTGGAAGGGAAGACACATTCAGAAGTCGTAGCCGCCATTAAAGTCGGCGGCAGCGTGGCCCGTCTGCTGGTGGTGGACGCCGACACAGACGCCTTCTTCAAGAGCTGCAGAGTGGCCCCCACCCAGGACCACCTCACCG GGCCTCTGCCGGAGCCCGTGAtaaatggagggatggaggagaag GTGAATGGTAGAGGGGCCAAGGAAGAGGGAAGGGACTCAAAGCTGTCTGTCAGTCCATCGCCATCCAACGCCTCCTCCAACGCCTCAATCGGAACTCCGCCCACAAACACCCCGCCTGAG GGTTTGAAAACGGAGGCCATCCCAGCACTCAACCTGTCTCTGCAGCAGGTCAAAGAGCGCGCTCACCAGAAACGATCCAACAAGAGAGCCCCGCCCATGGACTGGACCAAGAAAAATGAACTCTTCAGCAATCTATAG